In a single window of the Papaver somniferum cultivar HN1 chromosome 8, ASM357369v1, whole genome shotgun sequence genome:
- the LOC113306163 gene encoding uncharacterized protein LOC113306163 produces the protein MAARKDVERAFGILKRKFAIICGPYLGLSAREMHKTMLTCMILHNMVIQETRRDSEWINYEDEDLRPEIQPQRGVFVRNYAQMTNYIQNQNLYDSLRDDPRVNLWEEHGR, from the coding sequence ATGGCAGcgaggaaggatgtggaacgcgcttttggaattttgaagaggaaaTTCGCTATCATTTGTGGCCCATATCTTGGGTTGAGTGCTCGTGAAATGCATaagactatgctcacttgcatgATTCTTCATAACATGGTCATTCAGGAAACCCGTCGGGATTCAGAGTGGAttaactatgaagatgaagatttgaggccaGAGATTCAACCACAAAGAGGGGTATTTGTAAGGAATTATGctcaaatgactaattacattcagaacCAGAATTTGTATGACAGTTTAAGAGATGATCCGAGAGTGAATCTTTGGGAAGAGCATGGAAGATAA